A stretch of Gorilla gorilla gorilla isolate KB3781 chromosome 9, NHGRI_mGorGor1-v2.1_pri, whole genome shotgun sequence DNA encodes these proteins:
- the ZNF214 gene encoding zinc finger protein 214 isoform X2 encodes MGGVEIPEFFSKKTLQGGHVGELHKCHVKNWNESYKSQEEKFRYLEYENFSCWQGWWNAGAQMYENQNYGETVQGADSKDLTQQDRSQCQEWLILSTQVPGYGNYELTFESKSRRNLKYKNFMPWQSLETKTTQDYGREIYMSGSHGFQGGRYRLGISRKNLSMEKEQKLIVQHSYIPVEEALPQYVGVIGQKDLLRDSMEEKYCGCNKCKEIYYWNSRCVFHKRNQPGENLYRCSIRKACFSQRSDLYRHPRNHIGKKLYGCDEVDGNFHQSSGVHFHQRVHIGEVPYSCNACGKSFSQISSLHNHQRVHTEEKFYKIECDKDLSRNSLLHIHQRLHIGEKPFKCNQCGKSFNRSSVLHVHQRVHTGEKPYKCDECGKGFSQSSNLRIHQLVHTGEKSYKCEDCGKGFTQRSNLQIHQRVHTGEKPYKCDDCGKDFSHSSDLRIHQRVHTGEKPYTCPECGKGFSKSSKLHTHQRVHTGEKPYKCEECGKGFSQRSHLLIHQRVHTGEKPYKCHDCGKGFSHSSNLHIHQRVHTGEKPYQCAKCGKGFSHSSALRIHQRVHAGEKPYKCREYYKGIDHNSHLHNNHRRGNL; translated from the exons ATGGGAGGAGTGGAAATTCCTGAATTCTTCTCAAAAAAGACTCTACAGGGAGGTCATGTGGGAGAACTACACAAATGTCATGTCA aaaactgGAATGAGAGCTACAAATCCCAAGAAGAAAAATTCAGATACTTAGAATATGAAAATTTTTCCTGCTGGCAAGGCTGGTGGAATGCTGGCGCCCAGATGTATGAGAATCAGAACTATGGGGAAACTGTTCAAGGGGCAGATTCCAAAGACCTCACACAGCAAGATCGTTCCCAGTGTCAGGAATGGTTAATACTCTCCACACAAGTACCAGGGTATGGGAACTATGAACTGACTTTTGAAAGCAAAAGTCGcaggaacttaaaatataaaaattttatgcCTTGGCAGTCCTTAGAAACAAAAACCACTCAAGACTATGGTAGAGAAATCTACATGAGTGGTTCACATGGTTTTCAAGGGGGCAGATACCGTCTTGGCATATCCAGGAAAAACCTCTCCATGGAAAAAGAACAGAAGCTCATAGTTCAGCATTCTTATATCCCAGTGGAGGAAGCCCTTCCACAGTACGTTGGGGTGATAGGTCAAAAAGACCTACTGAGAGATTCAATGGAAGAAAAGTACTGTGGATgtaataaatgtaaagaaatttaTTATTGGAACTCACGGTGTGTTTTCCACAAGAGAAATCAACCTGGAGAAAACCTCTATCGATGCTCCATCCGTAAAGCATGCTTCTCTCAGAGATCAGACTTGTATAGACATCCAAGAAACCACATAGGTAAGAAGCTGTACGGATGTGATGAAGTTGACGGTAACTTTCATCAGAGCTCCGGAGTTCACTTTCATCAGAGAGTTCACATAGGGGAGGTACCTTATAGCTGTAATGCATGTGGTAAGAGCTTCAGCCAGATCTCTAGTCTTCACAATCATCAAAGAGTCCACACAGAAGAGAAATTCTATAAAATTGAGTGTGATAAAGACCTCAGTAGAAATTCATTACTTCACATTCACCAGAGACTTCACATAGGAGAGAAGCCTTTTAAGTGCAATCAGTGTGGTAAGAGTTTTAATCGGAGTTCAGTACTTCATGTTCATCAGAGAGTCCACACAGGAGAAAAACCATATAAGTGTGATGAGTGTGGTAAGGGTTTCAGCCAGAGCTCAAATCTTCGAATTCATCAGTTAGTACACACAGGAGAGAAGTCTTATAAATGTGAAGACTGTGGTAAAGGCTTTACCCAGCGCTCAAATCTTCAAATTCATCAGAGAGTgcatacaggagagaaaccttataaATGTGATGACTGTGGAAAGGACTTTAGTCACAGCTCAGATCTTCGCATTCATCAGAGAGTCCATACAGGGGAGAAACCCTATACTTGTCCTGAATGTGGGAAGGGCTTCAGTAAGAGTTCAAAGCTTCACACTCATCAAAGAGtacatactggagagaaaccctacaaatgtgaagagtgTGGCAAGGGATTCAGTCAGCGTTCACATCTTCTCATTCATCAGAGAGTCCATACAGGAGAAAAGCCCTATAAATGTCATGATTGTGGAAAGGGTTTTAGTCACAGTTCTAATCTTCACATTCATCAGAGGGTCCATACAGGAGAGAAGCCTTATCAATGTGCTAAGTGTGGTAAAGGTTTCAGTCATAGCTCAGCTCTTCGAATTCATCAAAGAGTCCATgcaggagagaaaccttacaaatgccGTGAATATTATAAGGGAATTGATCATAATTCACATCTTCACAATAATCATAGAAGAGGAAACTTATAA
- the ZNF214 gene encoding zinc finger protein 214 isoform X1: MAVTFEDVTIIFTWEEWKFLNSSQKRLYREVMWENYTNVMSVENWNESYKSQEEKFRYLEYENFSCWQGWWNAGAQMYENQNYGETVQGADSKDLTQQDRSQCQEWLILSTQVPGYGNYELTFESKSRRNLKYKNFMPWQSLETKTTQDYGREIYMSGSHGFQGGRYRLGISRKNLSMEKEQKLIVQHSYIPVEEALPQYVGVIGQKDLLRDSMEEKYCGCNKCKEIYYWNSRCVFHKRNQPGENLYRCSIRKACFSQRSDLYRHPRNHIGKKLYGCDEVDGNFHQSSGVHFHQRVHIGEVPYSCNACGKSFSQISSLHNHQRVHTEEKFYKIECDKDLSRNSLLHIHQRLHIGEKPFKCNQCGKSFNRSSVLHVHQRVHTGEKPYKCDECGKGFSQSSNLRIHQLVHTGEKSYKCEDCGKGFTQRSNLQIHQRVHTGEKPYKCDDCGKDFSHSSDLRIHQRVHTGEKPYTCPECGKGFSKSSKLHTHQRVHTGEKPYKCEECGKGFSQRSHLLIHQRVHTGEKPYKCHDCGKGFSHSSNLHIHQRVHTGEKPYQCAKCGKGFSHSSALRIHQRVHAGEKPYKCREYYKGIDHNSHLHNNHRRGNL, from the exons ATGGCAGTAACATTTGAAGATGTGACTATTATTTTTACATGGGAGGAGTGGAAATTCCTGAATTCTTCTCAAAAAAGACTCTACAGGGAGGTCATGTGGGAGAACTACACAAATGTCATGTCAGTAG aaaactgGAATGAGAGCTACAAATCCCAAGAAGAAAAATTCAGATACTTAGAATATGAAAATTTTTCCTGCTGGCAAGGCTGGTGGAATGCTGGCGCCCAGATGTATGAGAATCAGAACTATGGGGAAACTGTTCAAGGGGCAGATTCCAAAGACCTCACACAGCAAGATCGTTCCCAGTGTCAGGAATGGTTAATACTCTCCACACAAGTACCAGGGTATGGGAACTATGAACTGACTTTTGAAAGCAAAAGTCGcaggaacttaaaatataaaaattttatgcCTTGGCAGTCCTTAGAAACAAAAACCACTCAAGACTATGGTAGAGAAATCTACATGAGTGGTTCACATGGTTTTCAAGGGGGCAGATACCGTCTTGGCATATCCAGGAAAAACCTCTCCATGGAAAAAGAACAGAAGCTCATAGTTCAGCATTCTTATATCCCAGTGGAGGAAGCCCTTCCACAGTACGTTGGGGTGATAGGTCAAAAAGACCTACTGAGAGATTCAATGGAAGAAAAGTACTGTGGATgtaataaatgtaaagaaatttaTTATTGGAACTCACGGTGTGTTTTCCACAAGAGAAATCAACCTGGAGAAAACCTCTATCGATGCTCCATCCGTAAAGCATGCTTCTCTCAGAGATCAGACTTGTATAGACATCCAAGAAACCACATAGGTAAGAAGCTGTACGGATGTGATGAAGTTGACGGTAACTTTCATCAGAGCTCCGGAGTTCACTTTCATCAGAGAGTTCACATAGGGGAGGTACCTTATAGCTGTAATGCATGTGGTAAGAGCTTCAGCCAGATCTCTAGTCTTCACAATCATCAAAGAGTCCACACAGAAGAGAAATTCTATAAAATTGAGTGTGATAAAGACCTCAGTAGAAATTCATTACTTCACATTCACCAGAGACTTCACATAGGAGAGAAGCCTTTTAAGTGCAATCAGTGTGGTAAGAGTTTTAATCGGAGTTCAGTACTTCATGTTCATCAGAGAGTCCACACAGGAGAAAAACCATATAAGTGTGATGAGTGTGGTAAGGGTTTCAGCCAGAGCTCAAATCTTCGAATTCATCAGTTAGTACACACAGGAGAGAAGTCTTATAAATGTGAAGACTGTGGTAAAGGCTTTACCCAGCGCTCAAATCTTCAAATTCATCAGAGAGTgcatacaggagagaaaccttataaATGTGATGACTGTGGAAAGGACTTTAGTCACAGCTCAGATCTTCGCATTCATCAGAGAGTCCATACAGGGGAGAAACCCTATACTTGTCCTGAATGTGGGAAGGGCTTCAGTAAGAGTTCAAAGCTTCACACTCATCAAAGAGtacatactggagagaaaccctacaaatgtgaagagtgTGGCAAGGGATTCAGTCAGCGTTCACATCTTCTCATTCATCAGAGAGTCCATACAGGAGAAAAGCCCTATAAATGTCATGATTGTGGAAAGGGTTTTAGTCACAGTTCTAATCTTCACATTCATCAGAGGGTCCATACAGGAGAGAAGCCTTATCAATGTGCTAAGTGTGGTAAAGGTTTCAGTCATAGCTCAGCTCTTCGAATTCATCAAAGAGTCCATgcaggagagaaaccttacaaatgccGTGAATATTATAAGGGAATTGATCATAATTCACATCTTCACAATAATCATAGAAGAGGAAACTTATAA